The genomic segment ACGCGCGAAGTCGCCGCGGCACGACACGTGCCGACGCCGCCCCACGCTGGCATTCAGTGGCGTCGGGATATCGACAAGCGGCGGTGCGAGCCGGTCTGCTGCCCGCCCGCGAATCGCCGACGATCTCCATGCATGCAATGTAGACGCACCGGCCGGCCAAGTCCTGAGTTCAGGCTGAAACGTTCTGAATTCGGCAGCGGCGCGCGCCGTTACGGTTCGCGCGCCGGCAACCCGGCCTCGTCCGCGTCGACCCCGAGCGCGTGCAGTTCGGACCAGGCGTCGTGCACGACCTGCGTCGCCCCCGACGTATGGGCGAGCGCGGCGGCATAGGCGGCCAGCAGGCGCACGCGCGCATCCTCGCGCGCCCGGGTCTCGTCCATATTCCGCATGGCATCGAGCGCCGCGCGCGCCCGTTCGCGACATTCGTCCACCAGCGACAGGTCGAACAGGCACGGGACCGCGACAGCCGCCAGCGCGATGCCGACCTCCGCATCGCCGTTCGGCGAAAACGCCCAGTCGAGCGCCGCGCGCAGATTGCCGAGTTCGCGCCGGATCACGTCGAGCCGCGATTCGGCCCGCGGCCCGTCGTCGCCACCGGGCGCAAGCCTGAACAACCGATGGAAGTAGTTCGCATGCGCGAGTGCCGCGGCCGCGCATTCGCCGTTGTTCGCGAGCTGCTGCAGCGCATACGCGCGCGTCGTGGTCAGCAGCCGGTAGCGCGGCGCGCCGTGCGCGCTCTCGAGGCTCAGCAGCGACTTCGACACGAGGCCGGCGATCGTGTCGAGCAGGTCCGCATCGGCCAGCCCCTTCGGGCCGACGATCTCCCGCACCGCGTCGATCGAGAAGCTGTCGCGGAACACGCCGAGCCACCGCAACAACAGGCGCTCCGCGTCCCCGAGCAGGCGGTAGCTCCAGTCGTACATCGCCTGCAGCGTCTGATGACGCGGCAAGGCCGTCCGAAAACCGCCGGTCAGCAACCTGAAATGATCGTCGAGATGCGCGGCCAGCATATCGATGCCGAGCACGGCCGCTCGCGCCGCTGCCAGTTCGATCGCGAGCGGGAGACCGTCGAGACGCCGGCACACCGACGCCATCAGCGACACACTGCGTCCGTCGAGCGGAAAGCGGGGATCGGAGGCGCACACGCGCGCCGAGAACAGTTGCACCGCGCTTGCGCGCAGGATCTCGGCATCGTCGGCGCCTTCGCCGGGCACATCGAGCGGCGGAACCGGACACAGCCGCTCGCCCTGGATACGCAGCGCCTCGCGGCTGGTCGCGAGGACGCACAATCCGGTGTCCGACTCGGTCAATGCAGTCGCGATCTGCGCGGCGGCGTCGAGCAGATGTTCGCAATTGTCGAGCACCAGCAGCATCCGGCGGTTCGCCACGCTGGCCAGCACCGCTTCGAGCGTCAGCGACCCGGCCGGCTGCACGATGCCGAACGCACCGGCCAGCGCGGCGGGCACGAATTGCGGACAC from the Burkholderia pyrrocinia genome contains:
- a CDS encoding winged helix-turn-helix domain-containing protein, which translates into the protein MIRIGTLHVFLDRREIRSNGKLLRIGSRAFEILELLIRANGALVSKDEIMQRVWPHTIVEENNLQVHIAALRKALAGDRNLIVTVPGRGYRLVGAQAEGVAAVRPAASRLTAAPTALIGREQTVADVLAALDTARVVTLVGAGGIGKTRVALEAAMRAEASFPDGAAFVSLATVACPQFVPAALAGAFGIVQPAGSLTLEAVLASVANRRMLLVLDNCEHLLDAAAQIATALTESDTGLCVLATSREALRIQGERLCPVPPLDVPGEGADDAEILRASAVQLFSARVCASDPRFPLDGRSVSLMASVCRRLDGLPLAIELAAARAAVLGIDMLAAHLDDHFRLLTGGFRTALPRHQTLQAMYDWSYRLLGDAERLLLRWLGVFRDSFSIDAVREIVGPKGLADADLLDTIAGLVSKSLLSLESAHGAPRYRLLTTTRAYALQQLANNGECAAAALAHANYFHRLFRLAPGGDDGPRAESRLDVIRRELGNLRAALDWAFSPNGDAEVGIALAAVAVPCLFDLSLVDECRERARAALDAMRNMDETRAREDARVRLLAAYAAALAHTSGATQVVHDAWSELHALGVDADEAGLPAREP